The Oncorhynchus keta strain PuntledgeMale-10-30-2019 chromosome 28, Oket_V2, whole genome shotgun sequence DNA segment TCGCAACCTTTGGGAAGAaagggaagggggaaggaggGTTCGGACACAAACTGTTAGATGGATTCACTTAAACTTCCCAGAGGTGAGGAGCTACAGTAGATTACCATGCTAACCTCtggtcataatatgtattttaaAGTATCGTGTGTAGTTGAAGCTGAGTAAGTTGAGGGACAGGGTGTTGTGTCCCACAAACTCACAAGGTGACGATGTCTGCATTGGCTGCCTGCACAGCGATACTCAGAGGGTCATGTCCATCCTCATCCCCGTCGTTCTGCGTGGCTCCTCTCTTCAGGAACAAACACACCTGCCTGTAGAGGGCAGCATGGAGACAGATCAGACGTGAACATGCAGAAGCAAATCTGTACTCAGCATCTTTGTCTTGTTTGCTATCTAACCCGAggaacaatgtagaaaataactGAACAATAATCAGCTTTGCATGCTACACCATTGTCCATGGAAATGTTCACTTGTGGctcaaaacaagacaaaacaggCGTTATGCCTTGGCATTACTCACCCTGTGTGTCCCAGATATGTGGCGTGGTGTAGTGGCCCCCTCCCTCTTGCGTCTCTTTGGTTGACGTCAGCTGCATTCTGGAGCAGGAACTCGCAGGCTATCAAGGAGCCCTGGAATGGAACACAAAGGTTCTGAGGCTCTCGCCATGTTGCCAAATAAAGCACAATACAATGTGAGAAAATATTGTGATCTTGCATAGACATACTGTATGGATAGATGTATACATTGATGTTTCAACATAATGCGTCCATGTAATTTATTGTGAATGACTAGAACTGCCTTTGCCAGTGTGCCAAGAACACACCTGCCTTTCATTACAATGACTCACCCCAAACACAGCCTGTATGAGTGGGCTCTTGCGATCATCCTCGTCGTTGACGGAGTTGACGTCAGCCCCGTGGGCCAGCGCCTCAGCCATGACGGGCAGGTTGCGTGCCTGGGAGGCCTTGTAGAGCAGCGCTCCAGGGTGGAGCTCACGCTCATCCTCTGGGTCCGACTGGGTCTCGGTCTCTGGCTCCATCTCAGCCTCTCCGCTAGAGTCCTCTGACACCTCACactctgcagagagagaagcagcagagtTACAACTAGGATTCAATACAACTTCATTTATGCCCACAAGGGCAAATAAGGATGAAAATGGCATTTTAATACTAAATATGATGGCTGAACCTATGTTGTACATTTCATTTTCCATCCTATCCTTTACAGGTATGTATTTCTCTTCTTACCCTCCTCTGTAACACTGTCCACCACTGAGCCGAACACCAGGATATCTGTGCTGCCGTCTGTACTGCCGCCCAGGCCACTGTCACTGCTCAAACCTGCAGGGCCAAAAGGAGCCAAGCCAGGGACACGTTAGTCACTGTTGCTTCTAGCTTTTTCACTTTGCACACCACAAAGGATTCAAGTATTTCTGTGGTTTAGAGTGTAGTGTCTATATATTAGATGGGTAAGTAACTTACTACGAGGTCCAGATCCTGTGTCGAAGTACGAGAAGAGATTGTCCAGTTCGTCTGGACAAAACAGTGACTCTCGTCGGAACTTTCTCTCTAGAGCTGAAGCAGCTGCAAAGCACAACGAGGGAATGTTTAAATGTACTGGGTTGTCATTGTCAACTTTTTGTTTAGCACAATTAGGAATATGGATACAAAGAGAAAATGAGGAAGGTATCCTTCCTCTCGTGCCAGGAGAGCTATTAGGGGTTAAGGGGTTAAACCAAGGCCTCATACCTTTTAAAGGGTTAATAAATTGTGTTATGATAAACTGTAAGGTCTCTTAGgagacctctgtgtgtgtgtgtgtgtgtgtgtgtgtgtgtgtgtgtgtgtgtgtgtgtgtgtgtgtgaacacctGTTTTTAGTGTTGTTTCAAAGTTTCCAAACTCACTTCTGAGCTTCTAATTGCTTACAAGATAGTTGCTGCTGTCAGGGGGAGGTTAGATTTATTCAAATGTTGTTGCCAGGGAAACGCAAGGAGGACTGGGGAGGCTATATGAGTTACATGTCTTAGACATTTTGCAGAACCTGGGGAGAGCtatcatatactgtactctgtaccaaCTTCTGCCTACAATTGTATTACTAAAGGAGAATTGTAATACTTAAACAAAGAGTCTGTGTttcatatatatgtgtgtgtgtttgataatTATATAGACCTGATCATCTGTTGAAGAAAATGACCAACAGGTACCTGAGGAGAGGGTGGCAGGGGAGGCGCCTCCCGGCTCCTGGCGGTATTTCCGTCGGGTCTTAGGCACTGTGGTGGCGCTGTTGTGTCTCTGCCACTTCTTCACACTCCACCGGTGCTCCGTCTTCCGCCCGCCGTTCACAAGCACCTCGGTGGCCCCCAACTTCTTCAGGAACTTCTTCTCCACATACTTTGATCTGATCCACGCCTCCTTCTCCTGCCTATAAGGGATAATAGGAAATACACATTCAGTGTTACATACTGTACCAGTGAGGACATTCCCAGTCTAATGAAAATGACTAGATCCCAGTCTCCTTTAGTGAGTAATCGGGATATTCACAGGTGAAACCAGGTAGAGGCATTTAAATGCTGTGTGTGTGGCAGTCCTTACCTGGAACTTGAGGGCCCTGGTTTCTTCAGGCCCTGTGCCTCACATGCTCCCTCATAGATGTGGTTGATGACACTGTTTCCCAGCTCGCACATCAGCTTTAGTAACTCAGGTTCCCATGAGTCCAACATTAGAGAGCGCACCTTGGAGCAGTGAACCCCCAAACTCCTGTAACAGAGACACATGAGAAGTGACATTTGGAAAGTCTTCAAGCGTTGGCATTTGAATGTATTCAAGTTCCATGGCTGGAATTATTACTGGGTTGAACGCATTTTAAGTTAGTGTTGTTGACAACACTAGGACCATATTGTTTCCTTGTTTCCTTGCTTTGCTTGTAATAACATTAAGGCAGATGTAACAGGCAGAATTGCCTGTTCGTAACAGGCTCCCCTAATAAGCAACACTGGAAGCTCCATGACAGTTCTGTTTCAAGTTGTCTTATACTGTGACATGGGATGAATAGCTGCAAAATGGGTTTCAAATCACTCAGGCGTCATCCCCAGAGTAGCTGCCCTCAATGTCATGCAAATCACCACTCCACCAACAAAACCCTCTGGTATCCAGGCAACTGCAGTGCGGCATGCCAACAAAAAAAAGACTGCGAGACAGTCTgtgtattcctcctcctcctaatgGGAAGCCTTATGTGATTTCATCTCACCACTAGAAGAAGACCGGCTATCTGACAGAATATTTAACAGATGGTCCAGAGGAGGTGGTGATTACATACTGATAGCATTGATCTTTGCTGCATCTCTGcagtaaacagtcaacaccaccaACTGCTGAAATGAGGAAAACTTTCCCATCTAGCCTAATGCTAGTGTGTTGCAGCTACAATGTATGCAGTGCTGGAGTGAACCCTAGAGCTATGGTATTAAGGACATTAGAAATAGGAATCTTTATCTTGCTTCGGCCTGATTGCTAATCGGGTGTGGTTCAACAATTACGTACTTTCACCATTAAAGGGATGCCATTCTAGTTTATAAACATAAGTGTCTCAGTTCTGCAGTGCTTATTGCCTAACTCCCATCCTGTTTACTCACGCAATGAGCTCTCCCAATCAAACACAGCCTGATCCAATAAGCGGTGTCAAGCAGCCTAGCCACACATTAATCCAAGCAGAGGTGTGGCTGAACGTGCCCTATGCTAGCAGATGACATGCTAAGGCTAAGACACCCTTTAGGCCATTGGCACTCTCATATTCTCAGAGCCAAGAGACTGGCACATGTTCTAGAACACAGAGTCACAAATGACCCCTCAGTCACCCTGTGGTAGTGCAACTATCTGCAATTACATCCTCCACTGGTTTACAACCACAAGTGCTTTAGGATAGTCCATGGTCCATAATACAGTAGCCTATGTCTAGCCAGTGAAGTATGCCTTTATGTACTCTCTTAAAGACGAGCTAAGCAAGAGACTTTGGGTATGGCTTATGAGACTAGGCTTTACAGATACAGACAGTATCTGGATGCCAGAGCAGGATGCCCTCCATAGAGGCAGACCTTACCTGTGGATGCCGGAGCACTCGATGCAGAGCAGGATGCCCAGGTTGATGGAGGCCCAGTGCGGGTCGGCCTGGCCACAGTCACAGCAATACTCATTGCCCGGGAGACACTGTATACGATGCAGGATGGTCTCCCCCCTGACACTGCGTTCCCGAGGCTCGCTGGCCGAGTCGATACTGCTGACGGAAGGTGAGGCTGTCCTATCCAGACACTATTGGTGGGAAGACAGACATGGTAAACTAAGAGAGGCAAGCATCATTCTCTGAGGCATGACAGTCTTGATTTATCTCACAGGTGATAACTGTATCCCTTCATGCAAACGTATAAGTTTATAAATGACATCTGTCATGATATAAAAGATGTCTAGATTAAAGAAAAGGTAAGAGAATATTAGCATTTGTTTGACAGTTAGGTCTGTAGCTAGATGGACCAACTGACCTCGATGTAGTGGTAGTCTGGGCTCTCCCTGTATGCTGAGGCAATGCTGGCCTGCACTGCTTGGATCCAGGCAAGCCGAAGCTTCTCTGACTCCGCCTGCAGCATACAGCTCCTGTAGAATGGAAAGACAGCCCCATATTACAGCACACAGTCTCTCAACAGTACAAAACTATAGCCCCTTGCCCTCTTAGAAGAAGGAGAACACTTTATTTGCCATATTATTGGCCATTTTCTTAAGATTTTACATCAATTTAACTGTAAGTAAAATTCCTTGGAACAAAAGTGAATTTATTTAGTTAATTCCATAATATAAGGGCACTAAGAAGAACATACTTGTTGGGGGAGACAACCTCAAAGCAGAACCGCCTCTCAATGTCCTCACAGGGCTTGACAGAGCACAGCCTGAGGTCCTCCACCACCACCGTCAAGGAATCCTATTGGTCAATAACAGTGAAAAGGGCCCGGTCAGTCAATCAGTTGAATTATTCATCATACCAACATTATGCCCACTGTGTCCTTGAGTGAGATGTGTTGTTTGGATTTCAAAGTCTCTCAGTTGACCACCTTTTCCTATTTAATCCAATGTGCTGAAGCTCATACGGGTACACTGACGCTCACATTCTATATCCCACTAAGGATTGATGTGAGGGTCTATATGAGAGCGTAGGAAGAGTATTTTGGGACAGGACTCTGAGGAGTAATAAGCTATCCTATAACAGTCCTCTGCCCTAATGCAGTCAGTGTTGACAGAGGGAGTGTTGTATTTCGCCAATATAGATCACAGTGACTTTCAGAGGAGCTCTATACCCCATGTAACCCCCCCCCAAGGGACCCAGACTAAGATGGTAGCTAGTGGATATGTGGACTTGCCTTCAGCTTCTTCTGATAGACCAGCTGACTGTTCTGGATGGAGAACCAccgcctgagagagagaaattaatAAAACATGCATGTTAAATGGATATCCTTCTTCCATTAGAAGGTGCTGACCTACCGAGTTGAAATAATgtcactctctactctctagccACCACAGTGGTCGGGATGAGTTAAAGCGCATGTGAATGAGCTCTTCCTTTCCCTTGAGCTGCACTATATAGCAGAGAGTAATTCACAACATGTGTGGTTTGGCTCACATCTAACCTCTTTAGAGGGCTGCACTGTCAGGAAACAAGACAAATGGAGTAATACATTGTAACGCCCTAGTAGAGAGCATCAGTGGGAGAACCGCCTAAGGGGAGAAATAATGTTCTAATGGATCGAGTGTTTCCACAGGCAGTAAACTATTCCCCACGACGTGAAGTCAATGCTAGCAAGTATGGCCAAGTATGGTTTCCTAGGGAACAGACTACTTACTGAAATAATCTGGGATAAGTATTTATTTAGTTCACTATCTATGGTATGTCTACAGAAAATCCACAAAACATTCCATTGTCAAGATAGAATTAAAATCAAAATGCTTTGTCCACAATACACTAATATAGTATGCTTCGAAGCTAGAGTGTAGCTGGCTTATGGAGAGTTACTGATCAGTTGTCTACTTACCTGTTCCACGTCTTAAAGGCATTGCTGGCTCTCTTAAACAGGTACCCCTCCATCACCACGCCATTGGGCGCGTCCACGTTGAACAACTCTGCCTTCGAGTCGTCATACGAGAAGTCCTgtcagagaagagagagtgaagttAACCCTGTTGTTCATGCTACCACTTACCATAGGAAGAAGAGACAGTCAGTGTGACTAATAATGTCCCCGTCAGTGAGGGGACATATAGGAGATTGGAGATTCTCTTTCTTGAACTAcactggacaaaaatataaatgcaacatgtgaagtgttggtctcatttttcatgagctgaaatttaaaaaatcccaaatttgtgcacaaatttgtttatacatccctgtcagtgagcatttctcctttgccaagaacaattcatccacctgacaggtgtggcatatcaagaatctgattaaacagcatgatcattacacaggtgcatcttgtgctggggacaataaaaggcactctaaaatgtgcagtttt contains these protein-coding regions:
- the LOC118360754 gene encoding arf-GAP with coiled-coil, ANK repeat and PH domain-containing protein 3-like — its product is MTVDFEECVKDSPRFRANIDEVETEVVEIEAKLDKLVKLCSGMIEAGKAYVSANKLFVNGIRDLSQQCKKDEMISECLEKCGESLQEIVNYHMILFDQAQRSVKQQLHNFVKEDVRKFKETKKQFDRMREDMEIAQVKNAQAPRNKPHEVEEATGTLSITRKCFRHLALDYVLQINVLQAKKKFEILDAMLSFMHAQYSLFQQGYNLLDEIDPYMKKLAAELDQLVIDSAMEKRDMEHKHATIQQRTLMQDFSYDDSKAELFNVDAPNGVVMEGYLFKRASNAFKTWNRRWFSIQNSQLVYQKKLKDSLTVVVEDLRLCSVKPCEDIERRFCFEVVSPNKSCMLQAESEKLRLAWIQAVQASIASAYRESPDYHYIECLDRTASPSVSSIDSASEPRERSVRGETILHRIQCLPGNEYCCDCGQADPHWASINLGILLCIECSGIHRSLGVHCSKVRSLMLDSWEPELLKLMCELGNSVINHIYEGACEAQGLKKPGPSSSRQEKEAWIRSKYVEKKFLKKLGATEVLVNGGRKTEHRWSVKKWQRHNSATTVPKTRRKYRQEPGGASPATLSSAASALERKFRRESLFCPDELDNLFSYFDTGSGPRSLSSDSGLGGSTDGSTDILVFGSVVDSVTEEECEVSEDSSGEAEMEPETETQSDPEDERELHPGALLYKASQARNLPVMAEALAHGADVNSVNDEDDRKSPLIQAVFGGSLIACEFLLQNAADVNQRDARGRGPLHHATYLGHTGQVCLFLKRGATQNDGDEDGHDPLSIAVQAANADIVTLLRLAKMNEEMRESEGPFGQPGQYPTSSSTEQQYKKCIQEFICLHIADC